The DNA sequence CGCTCGTCCTCGCGCATGGGGACGTGTCCGTGGCCGTACACGGCGACCGACGAGGCGAAGCCGAAGAACCTGACCTTGGCGGCCAGCGAGGCGTTGATCAGGTTGATGCTGCCGAGCAGGTTGACGGAGTAGTTGTGGTGCTTGACGGCGTGGCTGATGCCTTCGGCGGCGAAGGCGGCGAGGTGGTAGACACCGTCGAAGCGGTACGAGGCGAAGAGTTCGGCGACCGTGGCCTGGTCGGCGACCGAGCCGACGACGAGGGTCGCGCCGTTGGGCACGTTCTCGGTCTTGCCGCCGTCGAGGTTGTCTAGGACGACGACGTCGTCGCCGCGCTCGATCAAGGACGCGGCAAGGTGGGACCCGATGAAGCCGGCGCCGCCGGTCACCAGATGTGTGGGCATGGCGTGTCTCCCTTTGGCGTGAGTGGGGACCCGCCGCGGCTCTGGACTGGGCCGCAGCGGGTCGTGCGCGGTGCGGTGCGGTGCGGGCAGGCGGACCGCCTGTGCGACTGGTGGTTCAGGCTCCGAGGAGCTTGTTGATCTGAGCGAAGTCGCTGCGGGCGCGGTCCGTGATCAGCGGGAGCCGCTGACGCAGGGTGGTGCGGAGCGCGGTCGCGTCGGTGTCGTTGACGATCTGGTCGATGACCGTGGTGTCCTGGGCGAAAGCGCGGACGTCCGCGTGGATGCCGGCAACGTCGACTGTGTGACCGTAGGTTTCGGCGAGCACTCCGTTGAACTTGTGCGAGTGGCCGATCGCGATCGCCGGGGCGCCGCCGGACAGCGCGCCGATCGCGGCGTGCAGGCGCTCGGAGATGACGAGTTCGGCCTGTGACAGCACGCCCTTGTAGTCGGATGCCGTCAGCGCGCCGGGCAACGCCATGACCTCGGGCAGGCCGGCGGCTTCGGCGATACGGGCGGCGAGGATCCGGTCGTCGTTGTGCGGGCGGGAGTCGTGGCAGTGCGGGACGAGGACGACCGGCATCTTCCGGGTGCGGACGAGGGAGGTGGCGAGTCGCGTCAGTGCTGCCGCGTGCTGGGACTCCTCCAGTGTGCTGAAGCGGGTGATGCCCTGGCTGGGGGCGAGGCAGAGGTACGGGTCTTCGGGGGCGAGTCCCAGCGGTCTGAGCACGGACGCTATTCGCTCGCTGGCGGCTGTCGGCAGCAGGAAGGCGGGGTCGGAGGACAGCCGCACACGGTGTTCGGGAAGGCCGAGCTTGCCCACGAGGTAGTCGAGGGAGACGCTCTCCCGGACGGTGAGGAGATCGCACCGGGTGGCGACCGCGAGCCATGCCTCGGCATCGGCCGGGTCGTCGAAGGGGCCGACGGACTGGCCGATCATGACCGTCGGGATGTCCCGCTGCTGCGCCGCGGTGAGGGCTCGGAGGTACGGCGTGGAGACCCCGTAGTCCGAGGTGTGCAGGTCGCCCCCGGTGGCGATGACCAGATCGGTTTGAGCGAGGAGCTGTTCGCGGCGTTCGGCGAGTTCGGCGGGGCTCTCTTGGGGGCGCATCTGCTGCCAGGAGCGGGAGACGACGAACGGGTCGGCCACGCAACGCGCGCCGGTGGGGGCGAGGGATTCCGTGTCGAGCACCGGGGTTTGGGTGAGGACGGTGACGTTGTCGCCTTCCCTGGGGTCTTTGGTATTCAGCTGCTCGATGATGGAGCGGGCCAGGGCCTCGACGCCGCGGCTCTCACAGCTGGTGATGCCGGTGATCAGGACGTTGGACACAGCAGACCTCTCAGGGATCATCGGGTGAACCGGATGAGTTCCGCCAGAACCGCGCGGTAGTTGAAGCGTTCGTGTACTCGGCGCTGGATGGTCGCCAGCCGCTCGCGGTACCGGATCGACTCACGGACCATCCGGGCGAGGCTGTCGGCCGGATCGTCGTCGAGCAGGAAGAGCCCCACGTCGTCGCCATAGAGCGCGGACAGATAGCCCAGGTCCGGCCAGAGCGCGGGGATGCTGCCCGAGGCCAGGGTCTCGAACATGCGGGGGGTCAGCAGCTCCATCCGCGCGAGCAGCGGACGGGCCAGCACCGGCGTGATCGCCGCCTGGGACATGGTGGAGACCACGTGCCCGAACGGAACGGGTGGAGCCACCTCGACACCGTGATCCCGCATCCAGCCGGACACGCTGGTGGTGGCGGTCAGGTGGTCGGGGTGCGGAGCGCCGGTCCACCAGCGTCCGCACACGCGGATGCGTTGGATCGGCGGCTGGGCGGCGGCTGCGGCCCGGATGAGGCTGGTCATCTCGTTCCAGCGCCACCAGTTCGCGCCGACGTACTGCAGCTCGTACGGCAGTGTCTGCGAGTGCGGGAGGTCGCTGGCGAGCCGGTGGATGTCTGGCATTCCGAAGTAGCTGAAGAACTCGGCCCCGTCGGGAAGTTCATTCAGGCGCGGCTGCAGGATCAGATCGCTGAGGTCGGCATACAGCTTGTGCCAGGACTCGATGGTGTCCGCACCCGCGTTGTCGTCCGCGCCGGCGGTGACGTACGGGCCCCAGTGACCGTCGGGATCCACGATGATGCGCCGCTGCCGCGGCACGGCCTCGCAGAGTTCACGCTGCTGGGTCGAGAGGAACTGCCTGCTCTCGAAGACGAGGACCAGGTGGGTGGCCCAGCTGATGTCGTCCACGAGCGGCAGGTGACCGTTCACCGTGCCGTCCAGGCGCGACAGTTGGCTTGAGACGCCGACCTCGCATCCGGATGCCGAGGCGACCCGGGCGTACTCGGCGATCATGTGGCTGGAGCCCGCGTTCCAGTGGAAGACGCCAGCGAACAGAATCCGGGGTGTGGTCATCGCGCACCCCTTGCCTGCGGTTGAGCGGGGCTGCCCGTCGGCGAGCCGAGCCGGCGGTGGGCACGTCGCCGGGCCCGGATCAGAGGTGCGCGGCGCACGAGCCAGCACACGGCTTTCGCGGTTTCCCAGGTCCCGCGCCACCAGGTGGTCACTCCGCCCACGCCACGTCCACGCAGATCGTCCCTCAGCCACCGGGACGCCAGTCGCAGCATGGGCTGCGGGCGCCAGTCGATGTCGGTGAGGAGGTAGTAGTAGCGGTTGCGGCGCATCTGGACGCGCCGATAGCTGCTGCCGGCCGTTCCTCCACCGCCGAAGTGCTGTATGCCGATATCGAGCAGGAGCGCGACGCGCCATCCGGCCCAGCGGACGCGGCGGCACAGATCGGTCTCCTCGTAGTACGTGTGGAAGACCTCGTCGAGGAGTCCGACGGTGCGCAGCAGCGCGGCACGTACGAAGAAGGCGGAGCCTTGGACGTACGCGTGCTCCAGGGTGTTCGGGGCCCGGCCTTCGGGCGGGCTGGCCGGCGAGGGGTGGTTCGGCCAGTCGCCGGCGAAGGCGTGCTGCTCGCCCCAGCGCAGAGCGGACTTCGACCAGTCGTTGTACGCGCCCAGAGCGGTGCTGCCCGACTCCTCGTACTCGTACTGCATGGGGCCGACCACGCCGTAGTCGGTCCAGGTCTCCATGAACTCGGCCAGGTCGCGCACCAGCGACTTCGGGGTTTGGGTGTCCGGATTGACGAGGAAGACGTAGTCGACGCCCTCGGCGAGGGCCGCGCGCATCCCGATGTTGTTGGCGCGGGCGAAGCCGACGTTGCTCTCGTTCTGGATGACCCGCACCTCGGGAAAACGGTCCTTGACGAAGGCCGTGCTGCCGTCGTGGGAGTCGTTGTCGACGTACCAGACCGTCAGGTCGATCCTGGGGACGTCGCTGTCCAGGAGCGTAGCGAAGCAAGGCTCCAGCCAGCGGGACTCGTTGGTGCCCACGGTGATGGTGGCCACCCGCACCCTGGGACTCTCGCCAGTGGGGTCGGGGACGGTCACGGCAGCTCCAGCTCAGCGGGGGCGAACTCGACGACGATGCTGCGCCGGATCCTCGGAGAGGTGTTGCGGCGTGAGGCGTGGGCGATGCGCACGTCGTGTACGGCGACGTCACCGGCCGAGAGCGGGAGGGCGCGGGCCGGGCCCCGCGCCCGGAGCGCCTCGGCCTCTTCCGCGTCGGGCGTCAGGTGGGAGCCCGGGACGAACTCGAGGCATCCGTTGCCCACGTCGGAGTAGTCGAGGAAGACGCTGAGGTTGCACACGGTGTGCGGAGGGACATTGGTCCGGTCGCGATGCCAGGGTACGGGGGCGGCCACTCCCGGCAGTTTGACGATCATTGCGCAGGCGGTGGCGCGTACGGGCCCGCCGAGGATCGCGACGGCCATCGGGTGCAGCGGGCCGTCGTCGGCGTAGAGGCGTGTCGCCGCCGGGGATCCCTGGTTCTCCAGGTTGTGGATGCGATAGAGAACGGGTGCGTCCGTGCCTGCGGGTGTGAAGTGCCAGTAGTCCTCCGAGCGGAACCCGTCCTGGGTGAAGCGCCGGATCAGGGCATCAGCCTCCGTGCGGAGGGCTTCGAGGGACTCTCCCGCGATCTTCCGGGATAAGACCGCGTAGCCGTCCGCACGGAAGTCCTGCAGAAACCCGTCGCCGAGCTGCTGCCTGTGCGACACGGCCTCGGCGGACTCCGTCTCTCGTGGTGCGTGTCGCGTCATCGTTCCCTCACTGCGGTGTCGTTGAGCTGCGCGGCGAACCAGTCGATGGTGGTGCTCAGGCCCTTGCGGGGATCGGTCTCCGGCTTCCAGCCGAACTGCTCCCAGGCGAGGGCGATGTCCGGTCTGCGGCGCTCCGGGTCGTCGACCGGGCGGTCGACGAACTCGACGGGTGCGGCGGAGCCAGTCAGTTCACGCACCAGGTGTGCGAGTTCCAAGACCGTGGTCTCGGCGGGATTGCCTAGGTTGACGGGGCCGGGGTGGCTGCCTGCGGCGACGGCGAGGATGCCCCTGACCGTGTCGCCGACGTAGCACAGGGACCGCGTCTGCGAGCCATCGCCAGTGACGGTCAGTGGCTCGCCCGCCAACGCCTGGCGGATGAAGTTCGGTACCGCTCGCCCGTCCTCCGCGCGCATCCGCGGCCCGAACGTGTTGAAGATCCGCACGATCGCGGTGTCGACACCGTGCTCGGCGCGGTAGGCGGTGGTCGCCGCCTCCGCGAACCTCTTCGCCTCGTCGTACACGCTGCGAGGCCCCACCGGGTTGACGTTGCCCCAGTAGGACTCCCGCTGAGGGTGCTCCAGCGGGTCGCCGTACACCTCGGAGGTGGAGGCGAGTACGAAGCGGGCCTTCTTCTCTCTGGCCAACTCCAGGGCGCTGAAGGTTCCCAGGGAACCGGCCCGAAGCGTCTGGACCGGCAGACGCAGGTAGTCCTGCGGGGAGGCCGGCGAGGCGAGATGGAGTACGAGATCGACTTCCCCGGGTATCGGGATCGCGTCGGTGACGTCGTGGACCATCAACTCGAACCGGTCGTCCAGCTGTCGGTGCACGACGTTGTCCTCCGTGCCCGTAAGGAAGTTGTCCACGCACACCACGTCGACACCGCTGTCGAGCAGCAGGTCGCACAGGTGTGAACCGACGAATCCACAGCCGCCGGTGACGACCACGCGGCGGAAGGGGGCCCGGTTCGAGTCCGGGCCGTGCCTCCGTAAAGAGGTACTCATAACGCCTCATTCCTCACAATGTGAACGAAAGTTGGCATGGCTGTGCCACACAGCAGATGTAGCGAGAAGTGCGACGAGCTCAGCGGCGTTCGGCAGGGCCGACATGCAGCCGCAGTGCCCGGTGAGCGCGACCAGGAGCAGGCTTCGGTCGGATTTCGCCGTTGTCCCTCAGCGGGGTTCGGCGACAGCCTGGTCAATCAATTCGACGACGACATCGTCATCGGCCTACCAGGCTTCACCCCGTCGCGCCGGAGTCCCCTGTGGCTCTATCGGCGTCGGCGACGAGTTCGGTCTGTGACCAGGCCGTCGTCCTTGACGACATCCGGGCCCGACCAGCCGTTGAAGCAGCGGTGTACGATGCAGCGTGCCACGCCGGCAGCGACCGGTTCGGCCGCCAGAGAGCACCGGAGCCGAGGCGTCCTTGTGGACTGCCTGGTGTTGAGCGTCAAGGTCATCATCTGGCCCTTGCCAGACGTGGTCCCTTGCCTACGCACGGCTTCACCTCCATGGGGGAGCCACCGCGAGATGCGGAGCACGCGCGGTTGGCCCGCACTCCACAATGACGGTGAACAGCCCTCCTGCTTATGAGTGTTTATGAGCGTGCTGTCGTCGCCCCGTCCGGCAGGCGTTCGCGCATGCGGACCGCGCTCCTGGCCCCCGGGGCGAGGTTCCTCATGTACGTGATGGCCTCCGCGGAGCGGCCGGTGCAGGTGAACCCGGACTTGATCAGCACCCGCCCGGAAGCGTGGTTGTCGGGGTGGTGCTTGGCGTCAACGGAGGCCAGGCCGAGCGTTGTGGAGGCGAAGTCGAGCACGAGCGCCACCGCCGTGGTGGCGTACCCGTGACCCCATGCGTCGTCTCGAAGGATGTAGCTGAGCGCCGCCGAGGTACGGGCGGGGCGTAGCTTGATCACGCCGACCAGGTCGTCAGCGTGATCGATGCCGAAGCAGTACAGCATCCGCGGCGTCGCACGACTTTCGGCGATGCGATCGGTCACCCAAGAGGCGGCGTTCTCAGCGGTCAGGGGCGCTCGCGGCAGGTACCTCACGGAAGCGGCGCTGTAGATGCGGCGGACCGCGGGTGCGTCGGTCAGGGCCACCTCGCGGAGCGAGATCACGGCTCAACCTTGAGCAGGAGCTCCGCCAGCTCACCGGCCGTGGGCCTGTCCTCGGGTACGGCAGCGAGCGCGGGCCGGAGGGCGTCCTGCAGCTCGGGCCACACGGCCGGTGCGAACGGCAGACGGCCAGTGGCGATCGCGTCTCGAACCCCGTCCGGGCCCGCGGCCTTCCGGTCGATACCCGCGGCCTTGTAGTCGAGCGGCCAGCCTCCCGAGGCGCACGTCCACAGGACACCAGCGAGGGCGTACGTGTCGCTGGAGCGCGTCGGCGTCACCGGACCGTCTCCGCGTGCGACGGCGGCAGCAAGTTCCGGCGCCATGAGATGCACGATGCCACCGCTGAAGCCGCTGACCGGCTCCTCGCCCTCACGCCAGGACCAGGCGAAGTCGATCAGGCGGACGCCCGCCGGGGTGTGGATGCCGTGGGACGGCTGGAGGTCGGCGTGGATCCATCCAGAGGCGTGCAGGTCGGCGACTGACCGGCACAGATCAGCGCCACCTCGGAGTGCGGCTTCACGTCCGCCCGTGCCCTCGCGAGTGGGGGTGAAGACCGCCCAGGTGGAGGGGCCGGTGAACCAGGGCGTGACGAGCCACGAGCCGCCGTCGTACGAACCGGAGACCGCCTCGTATTCGGCAAGACCCATGGCCGCCAGGGTGGTTGCCTCTCGCAGCGTGGCGGCCACACCGTCGTCGTATCCGATTTTCACCGCGACCGTGCCCTCGGGGCCGACGGCCTTCCAGACCGCGGAGCCACGCCGGTTGGTCAGCTCCTTCAGGTCGACAGTGCCGCCGCAGGCGGCTTCCGCGGCTGCGAGGGCTTCGGGGGGACAGGGAGGGAACGCGACCATGCCTTTACCGCCTGCCAATCGTGTGAGATTCGCTCGAGAACATCGCTCCCATCGTCTACCGCGACCGAGAGGGCATCCGCGAGATCAGGGGTGTCCTTCAGGAACTGAGGGTCGCGGGCTCTCACGGCGGGGCGAACAGGGAGGAAGGAACACGGGGGAGGCGGGATCGGGCGGCTTGATCTGTCGAGCCGCTGCTCGCCTCCCTGGAACTTCCCGAACATGACACCGACAGGGCCGTACAGGTTCTTCAGTGCCCAGTGCGGCCACGCCATCAACTCACGGTGTTCGACTCCTTGGACGTCCCCCAGGATGACGACGTTCTCACAAACGAGAGCCCCTCTCGGGCGAGCCGCGAGTGGACGAACCCACTCCGCGGCCTGCACTCCCGCATGGAACAGACCAGCTTCCACGGACTCGGGATCGCTGCTTGCGATCTCGTACACCGTCCAAGCCGTCAGACCGTGTCGTAGGGAAGGAGCGAGGTAGGGGCAATGCGCGGACACACGGTCGATGTAGCCCGTGATGTCCACGGTCCGCGGAGCCGTGGTACGTGCCTCGACCAGGCGGAGCGCCCTGGCACGGGACCAGGACGCTCCGGTCAGAGGGCCGGTCGTCATCCGGCCGCGAGTGCCGAGATCTTCGGTGCGACGTCGCCGCCGTCGCCCGGGATGGGGCTGCAGTCCCACTCCGCCCACACCTCGCCGGTCTCGCGGTAGCGCGCCATGGCCCGCTCGTCGAGCACCCCGTCCGCGCCGGTGAACCACACCTCGGGCAGCGGGCCGAACATCTCCACGTAGGCGTCGACCCAGGAGATCCGGCCGTAGCCGGTGTTCTCCACGTGGTTGATCAGCCGGCCGGCGCTCTGCGCGCAGAACTCCGCGTACTCGGGCTTGTCCAGGAGCTGGTGCCACTCGGCGTCGATGGCGGCCGAG is a window from the Streptomyces capillispiralis genome containing:
- a CDS encoding polysaccharide pyruvyl transferase family protein; this translates as MSNVLITGITSCESRGVEALARSIIEQLNTKDPREGDNVTVLTQTPVLDTESLAPTGARCVADPFVVSRSWQQMRPQESPAELAERREQLLAQTDLVIATGGDLHTSDYGVSTPYLRALTAAQQRDIPTVMIGQSVGPFDDPADAEAWLAVATRCDLLTVRESVSLDYLVGKLGLPEHRVRLSSDPAFLLPTAASERIASVLRPLGLAPEDPYLCLAPSQGITRFSTLEESQHAAALTRLATSLVRTRKMPVVLVPHCHDSRPHNDDRILAARIAEAAGLPEVMALPGALTASDYKGVLSQAELVISERLHAAIGALSGGAPAIAIGHSHKFNGVLAETYGHTVDVAGIHADVRAFAQDTTVIDQIVNDTDATALRTTLRQRLPLITDRARSDFAQINKLLGA
- a CDS encoding glycosyltransferase gives rise to the protein MTTPRILFAGVFHWNAGSSHMIAEYARVASASGCEVGVSSQLSRLDGTVNGHLPLVDDISWATHLVLVFESRQFLSTQQRELCEAVPRQRRIIVDPDGHWGPYVTAGADDNAGADTIESWHKLYADLSDLILQPRLNELPDGAEFFSYFGMPDIHRLASDLPHSQTLPYELQYVGANWWRWNEMTSLIRAAAAAQPPIQRIRVCGRWWTGAPHPDHLTATTSVSGWMRDHGVEVAPPVPFGHVVSTMSQAAITPVLARPLLARMELLTPRMFETLASGSIPALWPDLGYLSALYGDDVGLFLLDDDPADSLARMVRESIRYRERLATIQRRVHERFNYRAVLAELIRFTR
- a CDS encoding glycosyltransferase family 2 protein, with the protein product MATITVGTNESRWLEPCFATLLDSDVPRIDLTVWYVDNDSHDGSTAFVKDRFPEVRVIQNESNVGFARANNIGMRAALAEGVDYVFLVNPDTQTPKSLVRDLAEFMETWTDYGVVGPMQYEYEESGSTALGAYNDWSKSALRWGEQHAFAGDWPNHPSPASPPEGRAPNTLEHAYVQGSAFFVRAALLRTVGLLDEVFHTYYEETDLCRRVRWAGWRVALLLDIGIQHFGGGGTAGSSYRRVQMRRNRYYYLLTDIDWRPQPMLRLASRWLRDDLRGRGVGGVTTWWRGTWETAKAVCWLVRRAPLIRARRRAHRRLGSPTGSPAQPQARGAR
- a CDS encoding phytanoyl-CoA dioxygenase family protein codes for the protein MSHRQQLGDGFLQDFRADGYAVLSRKIAGESLEALRTEADALIRRFTQDGFRSEDYWHFTPAGTDAPVLYRIHNLENQGSPAATRLYADDGPLHPMAVAILGGPVRATACAMIVKLPGVAAPVPWHRDRTNVPPHTVCNLSVFLDYSDVGNGCLEFVPGSHLTPDAEEAEALRARGPARALPLSAGDVAVHDVRIAHASRRNTSPRIRRSIVVEFAPAELELP
- a CDS encoding UDP-glucuronic acid decarboxylase family protein, producing MSTSLRRHGPDSNRAPFRRVVVTGGCGFVGSHLCDLLLDSGVDVVCVDNFLTGTEDNVVHRQLDDRFELMVHDVTDAIPIPGEVDLVLHLASPASPQDYLRLPVQTLRAGSLGTFSALELAREKKARFVLASTSEVYGDPLEHPQRESYWGNVNPVGPRSVYDEAKRFAEAATTAYRAEHGVDTAIVRIFNTFGPRMRAEDGRAVPNFIRQALAGEPLTVTGDGSQTRSLCYVGDTVRGILAVAAGSHPGPVNLGNPAETTVLELAHLVRELTGSAAPVEFVDRPVDDPERRRPDIALAWEQFGWKPETDPRKGLSTTIDWFAAQLNDTAVRER
- a CDS encoding GNAT family N-acetyltransferase; the encoded protein is MISLREVALTDAPAVRRIYSAASVRYLPRAPLTAENAASWVTDRIAESRATPRMLYCFGIDHADDLVGVIKLRPARTSAALSYILRDDAWGHGYATTAVALVLDFASTTLGLASVDAKHHPDNHASGRVLIKSGFTCTGRSAEAITYMRNLAPGARSAVRMRERLPDGATTARS